From a region of the Babylonia areolata isolate BAREFJ2019XMU chromosome 21, ASM4173473v1, whole genome shotgun sequence genome:
- the LOC143295962 gene encoding uncharacterized protein LOC143295962 has translation MGKCVNVAALVLLLFLITLFTGCSSFCSTETLLTADRLFSRTLRSPNYPSNYSNNQECVWRIRAESWRFTVRLYVADIRLEYDHDCTFDSLSFYDGGLASNDNLLAKLCGTSGLNSYFYSSGREILVKFKSDSSGTYRGFRLTYKAVRTTTTTTTTTTPDHYWPSGDNSKESFTAVPVVGTVAIMFVAIAVVIYYHRKCKQQASGHSDTAPRVMTSTPTATASVPQAGANNNSSSSRSQQQGVYILPANQPSTRASGTVARGGYHINAAYSPSQQEGVYILPANQPSTRPTGVVARRGHTNVVYSPAAGEPLPHFFSRFLRFHPGLHRCLMSPSPGRQRTWPCPRLPTTRS, from the exons ATGGGAAAGTGTGTCAATGTGGCGGCATTGGTTCTGCTTCTGTTCTTGATCACCCTGTTTACAG GATGCAGCTCCTTTTGCTCAACTGAAACATTGCTGACTGCGGATCGTCTTTTCTCGAGGACTTTGAGATCTCCCAACTACCCAAGCAATTATTCTAA CAACCAGGAATGCGTCTGGAGAATCAGAGCAGAGAGCTGGCGTTTCACCGTGCGTCTGTACGTGGCTGACATCAGACTGGAATACGATCATGACTGTACCTTCGACAGCCTGTCTTTTTACGACGGAG GTCTGGCAAGCAATGACAATCTTCTTGCAAAACTATGCGGAACCAGTGGCTTGAACAGCTATTTCTACAGTTCTGGTCGGGAGATCCTTGTTAAGTTCAAGTCTGATTCATCAGGTACTTACAGAGGATTCAGACTGACGTATAAAGCCGttcgaaccaccaccaccaccaccaccaccaccactcctgatCACTACT GGCCGTCAGGTGACAACAGCAAAGAATCATTTACCGCAGTGCCAGTGGTGGGCACCGTCGCGATCATGTTTGTCGCCATCGCTGTCGTCATCTATTATCACCGGAAATGCAAGCAGCAAGCTAGCGGTCACTCTGATACTGCACCCAGGGTGATGACGTCCACGCCCACGGCCACGGCCTCTGTCCCTCAGGCTGgggccaacaacaacagcagcagcagcagaagtcagCAGCAAGGTGTGTACATCCTGCCAGCCAACCAACCCTCCACCAGGGCCAGCGGGACAGTTGCAAGAGGGGGTTATCACATCAACGCGGCCTATTCTCCCAGCCAGCAGGAAGGTGTGTACATCCTGCCAGCCAACCAACCCTCCACCAGGCCCACTGGAGTAGTAGCACGGAGGGGTCACACCAACGTGGTGTATTCCCCCGCCGCCGGGGAGCCGTTGCCTCACTTTTTCAGCCGCTTCCTTCGCTTTCACCCAGGGCTCCACCGCTGCCTGATGTCACCATCCCCAGGCAGACAGCGGACGTGGCCGTGTCCCCGCCTTCCTACAACGAGGTCATGA